CTCGACCACCTTGAAGTTCTCCGCGCTGCCGACGCCGCGGCCCCCGGACACCACGACGGTGGCCTCGGTGAGTTCCGGACGGTCACCGGCGACCGCGGGCTCGCGGGAGGTGACCTTGGTCGCGTTCTCGGCGGGTGCCGGGACCTCGACGGTGACCTGTTCACCCGCGCCGGCTGCCGGCTCCGCGTCGACCGCGCCGGCCCGCACGGTGATCACCGGGGTGTCGCCGTTGGCCTGCGCCTCGACGGTGAACGCGCCACCGAAGATGGAGTGGACGGCCTTGTTGCCTTCCTTGACCTCGACCACGTCGACCAGCAGCCCAGAACCGATGCGGGCGGCGAGCCGGCCGGCGATCTCCTTGCCGTCCGCACTGGCGGCCAGCAAAACCGCTGCCGGAGAAGCGGATTCGACCAGCGAGGCCAGCACGTCGACGACCGGGGTGATGAGGTATTTGTCGACGTCGTCGGATTCGGCGATGTAGATCTTGGCGGCGCCGGCCTCCTTGAGCGCGTCGGTCAGCGGCGCGGCCGTGCCCGGGGCGCCGACCACGACGGCGGACGGCTCGCCCAGTTTGCGGGCGGCGGTGAGCAACTCGGCGGTGACCTTCTTCACCGCGCCTTCAGCGTGCTCGACGAGCACCAGTACTTCAGCCATGGGTTATTTCGCTCTTCTCGTGTATGGGGGTAAGCGTCAGATGATCTTTTGGGCCACCAGGTATTTGGCGATCTCGTTGCCGCCATCACCTTCATCGGTGACCTTCTCACCCGCGGTCTTCGGCGGCTTCGGGGTCGAAGACAGCACGGACGATCCGGCGTTGGCCAAACCGACCTCGTCGGCCTCGACACCGATGTCGGCCAGGCTGAGCACCGTGACCTCTTTCTTCTTGGCGGCCATGATGCCCTTGAAGGAGGGGAAGCGCGGCTCGTTGATCTTCTCGGTGACGCTGACGACCGCGGGCAGCGCGGCCTCCAGGGTGAACACACCGTCGTCGGTCTCGCGTTCGCCGGTGACCTTGTCGCCTTCGATGGACAGCTTGCGCAGGTGGGTCAGCTGCGGCAGGCCCAGGTATTCGGCGATGATGGCCGGGACCGCACCCCCGGTGCCGTCGGTGGCCTCGTTGCCGGCGATGACCAGCTCAGTGCCCTCGATGGTGCCCAACGCACGGGCCAGCGCCCACGCGGTCTGGATCACGTCGGAGCCGTGCAGGCCGTCGTCCTTGACGTGAACCGCTTTGTCGGCTCCCATCGACAGGGCCTTGCGGATGGCCTCGGTCGCGCGCTCGGGGCCCGCGGTCAGCACGGTCACGGTGCCTTCGCCGCCTTCCCGCTCGCGGATCTGCAGGGCCTCCTCGACCGCGCGTTCGTTGATCTCGTCCAGGACCGCGTCGGCGGCCTCCCGGTCAAGCGTCCAGTCTCCGTCCGTCAGCTTGCGCTCCGACCAGGTGTCTGGGACCTGCTTGATCAGGACCACGATGTTCGTCATGAGTGTGGTTCGTCCTCCTTGAAGGAGCCTCGCAGCGGCGAGCCACGAGACGTTCAGTACGCGTTCTGCCACGCACGATTGTGTTACTTCTCGGTAACTTTGTGCGACCTGCCCTCACACCATAGCGGGTCGTACTGCAGGTTCTTGCGGGCCGCCTGTTCCCGCGACCGGGATCTACCCCGCTGGACGGTTCGCGAATCCGACACTTCGCGTTAGCCTCCCTATGCAATGAGCGCATTCGTCCCCGACGCCCCCCACGCCTGCCCTGGCGGCACCTCACCGGCGGTCTCTGCAGCGCCGCCGGCGGTGTTGACGCTGACCGGGGAGCGAACTATCCCCGACCTGGACATCGAGAACTACTGGTTCCGTCGCCATCAAGTGGTGTATCAGCGGCTGGCAACGCACTGTGTGGGCCGCGACGTGCTCGAGGCCGGGTGTGGCGAAGGTTACGGAGCGGATTTGATCGCCGAGTCGGCCCGGCGGGTGGTCGCGGTGGATTACGACGAGGCGGCGGTGGCCCATGTGCGCGCCCGCTATCCGCGGGTGGAGGTGTTGCATGCGAACCTGGCCGAGCTGCCGCTGCCCGACGCGTCGATGGACGTGGTGGTGAATTTTCAGGTCATCGAACACCTGTGGGACCAGCCACAATTCGTCAAGGAATGCGCGCGGGTGCTGCGCCCGTCGGGGCTGCTGATGATGTCCACACCAAATCGCATCACCTTCTCCCCCGGCCGCGACACTCCGATCAACCCGTTTCACACCCGGGAATTGAACGCCGACGAGCTCACCGAGCTACTGGTCGACGCCGGCTTTTCCGACGTGTCGGTCAGCGGCCTGTTCCACGGCGCACGGCTGCGGGAGATGGATGCCCGGCATGGCGGGTCGATCATCGACGCGCAAATCGCCCGCGCCGTTGCCGACGCGCCCTGGCCGCCGGGGTTGGCGGCCGATGTCGCCGCGGTCACCACCGACGACTTCGACCTGCTCCGCGCCTCCGACCGGAACATCGACGAGAGCCTGGACTTGGTCGCAATCGCGGTGCGTCCGTGACCACCCCCGCGGCGCCGGTGCCCGGCATGTTCACGCTGGTGCTGCACACCCACCTGCCGTGGCTGGCCCACCACGGCCGCTGGCCGGTCGGGGAGGAATGGCTCTATCAATCGTGGGCGGCGGCCTATCTGCCGTTGTTGCGGGTGCTGCGCACGCTGGCCGACGAGGATCGCCGCGGGCTGCTCACCCTGGGCGTCACCCCGGTGGTCAATGCCCAGCTCGACGACCCGTATTGCCTGGACGGCATGCATCATTGGCTGGCCAACTGGCGGCTGCGCGCGGCGGAGGCCGCCAGCGTGCGGTCGATCCCCAAATCGAAGTCGGCCGGCTATCTTTCCTGCACGCCGGAAGCGTTGCGGGCGTTCGGAAGTCGCGAATGCGCCGAGGCCGACCGGGCACTGGACGACTTCGCCACGCTGTGGCGGCACGGCGGCAGCCCGTTGCTGCGCAGCCTGGTCGACGCCGGCACGGTCGAGTTGCTCGGCGGTCCGCTGGCCCACCCGTTCCAGCCGCTGCTCAATCCGCGGCTGCGCGAGTTCGCGCTGCGTGAGGGCCTGGCCGACGCCCGGCAGCGGCTGGCCCACACCCCGCGCGGCATCTGGGCCCCCGAGTGCGCCTACGCGCCCGGCCTGGAACACGACTACGCCGCCGCGGGCGTCACGCACTTCATGGTCGACGGCCCGTCGCTGCACGGCGACACCGCGCTGGGCCGGCCCGTCGGCGACAGCGATGTGGTGGCATTCGGACGCGACCTGCAGGTCAGCTACCGGGTGTGGTCGCCGAAATCGGGCTATCCGGGGCACGCCGCCTACCGCGACTTCCACACCTACGACCACCTGACCGGGCTCAAGCCGGCACGGGTCACCGGGCGCAACGTGTCGTCGCACGACAAGGCGCCCTATCACCCGCAGCGCGCCGACCACGCCGTCGACACCCATGTCGCCGACTTCATCGACGTGGTGCGCAACCGGCTGCACAGCGAATCCGAGCGCATCGGCCGGCCGGCCCACGTAATCGCGGCTTTCGACACCGAGCTATTCGGCCACTGGTGGTACGAAGGGCCGACGTGGCTAGCTCGCGTACTGCGTGCGCTGCCTGCCGCCGGCGTTCGGGTGGGCACCCTGAGTGAGGCGCTGGCCGGCGGCTTCGTCGGCCCGTCGGTGGCGCTGCCGCCGAGTTCGTGGGGTTCGGGCAAGGACTGGCAGGTATGGGCGGGCGAACAGGTCGCCGACTTGGTGCAGCTCAACACCGAGGTGGTGGACACCGCGCTGAGCACCGTGGACAAGGCGCTGGCGCAGACCTCGGCGGCACTGGACGGGCCGACCCCCCGCGACCGGGTGGCCGACCAGATCCTGCGCGAGACGCTGCTGACCGTGTCCAGCGACTGGCCGTTCATGGTCAGCAAGGACTCGGCCGCGGACTACGCCCGCTACCGCGCCCACCTGCACGCCCATGCCACCCGCGAGATCGCCGCGGCGCTGGCCTCGGGCCGACGCGACACCGCGCAGCGGCTGGCCGACGGCTGGAACCGCGCCGACGGCCTTTTCGGCGCGCTGGATGCCCGGAGGCTGCCGCGATGAGAATTCTGATGGTGTCGTGGGAGTACCCGCCGGTGGTGATCGGCGGGCTGGGTCGCCACGTGCATCACCTGTCGACGGCGCTGGCGGCGGCGGGGCACGACGTGGTGGTGCTGTCGCGGCGCCCAGCTGGCACCGATCCGAGCACGCACCCGTCATCCGACGAGGTCCGCGAGGGCGTCCGGGTGATCGCGGCCGCGCAGGATCCGCACGAATTCGGTTTCGGCACCGACATGATGGCGTGGACACTGGCGATGGGCCACGCCATGATCCGCGCCGGACTCAACCTGAAGAAACCGGGCAGCGGGCGGCCCTGGCGGCCCGATGTGGTGCACGCACACGATTGGCTGGTCGCCCACCCCGCTATCGCGTTGGCCCAATTCTACGACGTACCAATGGTTTCCACGATTCATGCGACCGAGGCGGGTCGGCATTCCGGCTGGGTCTCCGGGGCGATCAGCCGACAGGTGCATGCGGTCGAGTCGTGGCTGGTGCGCGAATCCGATTCGCTGATCACATGTTCGGCGTCGATGACCGACGAGATCACCGAGCTGTTCGGCCCGGGGCTGGCCGAGACGACGGTCATTCGCAACGGTATTGATGCCGCGCGCTGGCCCTTCGCGCCACGGCGTCCGCGCACCGGTCCGGCCGAACTGCTGTATGTCGGCCGACTCGAGTACGAGAAGGGCGTGCACGATCTGATCGCCGCGCTGCCGCGGATCAGGCGCACCAATCCCGGCACCACGCTGACCATCGCCGGGGATGGAACCCAGCAGGACTGGCTCGTCGGGCAGGCCCGTAAATACCGAGTTCTCAAGGCAACTCGCTTCGTCGGGCACCTGCACCATGACGAATTGTTGACCGCGCTGCATCGGGCCGACGCCGCTGTCTTCCCCAGCCACTACGAACCGTTCGGGCTCGTCGCGTTGGAGGCCGCTGCGGCCGGCACCCCGCTGGTGACCTCCAACATCGGTGGCCTGGGCGAGGCGGTGATCAGCGGCCAGACCGGTGTGTCGTGCCCGCCCCGCGACGTGGCGGCCCTGGCAGCGGCGGTGCGCACCGTGCTCGACGACCCGGCCGCCGCGCAGCGGCGCGCCCGTGCTGCCCGCGAACGGCTCACCTCCGACTTTGACTGGGACACGGTGGCCGGCCAGACCGCACAGGTGTACCTGGCGGCCAAACGCGGCGAGCGTCAGCAACTTCCCCGCCTGCCCATCGTTGAGCACGCGCTGCCCGACCGCTGAGCAACAAGCGCCCAGGCATGCTCTGAGCGCCAGCGGGTATCCCTGTTGCCACGATGGGACTGGAATTCTGCAGCGTGATCGACGCGCCGCGCGACACCGTGTTCGCCTGGTATCGACGACCGGGTGCGTTCGAGCGTCTCTCGCCGCCGTGGGCACCCATCCGGCTGATCGCCGAGGCTTCTTCACTCGAAGACGGGCGGGCCGTGTTGGCGCTGCCGGGCGGCTTGCGCTGGGTGGCCCAGCACCGGCCCGACGGCTACGACCCGCCGCGCCAATTCGTAGACTGCATCGGCGGTGACGGGCTGGCGTCGCTGCCGGCACGGGTCGCGATCCGGTGGCAGCACGTGCACCAGTTCGAGGATCTCGGCGACCAGCGCACCCGAGTGATCGACCGGGTGCAGACGCCGGTGCCCGGCGCGGCGTTGCGGCCGATGTTCCGGTACCGACACCGCCAACTGGCCGACGACCTCGCCGCGCATCGGCGTGCCGCCGCAACCGGCCTGGCCCCGTTGACGATTGCTATCACCGGAGCGTCGGGCCTGGTGGGTACGGCGCTATCGGCATTTCTGGGCACGGGCGGGCACCGCGTCATCCGACTTGTCCGCCGAGCCGCACGCCGACGGGGGGAACGCCAGTGGAATCCCGACGACCCGCACCCGGACCTGCTGGCCGGCGTCGACGCGGTCATCCATTTGGCCGGCGCCTCCATCGCCGGGCGGTTCACCGATGAGCACCGCAAAGCCGTGCATGACAGCAGGATTGGCCCGACGCGTCGACTAGCCGAGCTGGTCGCGCGCGGCCCCGATCGCCCGTCGGCCCTGATCTCGGCCTCGGCGATCGGCTATTACGGATACGACCGCGGCGAGGAGATCCTCACCGAAACCAGTGCACGCGGCGACGGTTTTCTGGCCGACGTCGTCGGCGACTGGGAGGCGGCGACGACCCCCGCTGCCCAAGCCGGCGTGCGGGTGGCGCAGATTCGCACCGGCATCGTGCAGTCCCCGCGCGGGGGCACGCGGAAGCTGCTGCGACCGCTGTTTACCGCCGGGTTGGGCGGCCGGCTCGGCGACGGACACCAATGGTTGTCGTGGATAGGCATCGACGATCTGGTCGAGGTGTATCACCGCGTCCTGTGGGATGCCACATTGTCGGGACCGGTGAATGCCGTTGCCCCCCAACCTGTCCGCAATGCGGAATACACCCGGATCCTCGGCGACGTCCTGCACCGGCCGACGGTGTTACCCGTGCCGCCGCTGGGACCGCGGATCCTGCTCGGCCGGCAGGGGGCGCGCGAACTCGCCTTGGCCAATCAGCGCGTCGGTCCGGAAAAGCTCGCCCGAGCCGGACACGGCTTTCGTCAACCGGAGTTGAGCCAGGCGCTGCGGCACCTCCTCGGGCGCACGGGCTAGCGCCGCGCCGGTAGCAATCCGAACAACCGGCCTTCGCGGCTGCGCCGGTAGGCGTGGGCGCGCAGGTCGGCGAGCCAGCCGGGATACAACGTCAACCCGGGCGCGGTGTTGAGGACCGGATCGAACGACACGTCCGCCTGCTGCGGGTCCATCACAGTCGACAGGTGCAGCCGCGCCAACGGGGTGAAATCGCCTCGCCCGCGGGCCTGGTCGAGCGTCACGTCGATCCCGCCGTGGTCGATGCGCCGTGCGAGGTCGTCGAGCGACAGCCCGTTGCCGCGGATGTCGGTCTCGATGCGGGCGCGTAACCACCACGGACTGTCGCGGTAGCGCACCGGCATCAAATTGGACAGGGTCTGCCCGGTCCAGGAGGTGACCGGGCGCAGCGCCACGGCCCGAGTCAGCACGCCCGATCCCGCGGAGACGAGCAGTATGTCCCACGGCGCGGCGCATGACTGCGGTGCATCGATCCGGATGGCCAGCCCGATGAGATCGGGCAACGATCCCGGCGTTCCGAGCGCCTTGGAGACCCGGACGATGACATCGCTCGACGGCAACGGCAGCCCGCATTGCGCGGGTGCCACGCGTTCGGCACGTCCTTGTGCCAGCACCCCGACCGGATGGAAGAACCGTCGGCCCCGGACGGCGGATCCCACGCGGAACGGCAAAGCAACCACGTCGGCAACACTCACGGGCGGGCTCCTCTTGGTCGTGTCGGTTTGGCGCGCTCCAGCCGGTGACGCCCCGCGTACCCGCCTGTCTGCCGGCCAAACCCCACGCGGCGCGACCACCCGGGCGATTTCATATCAACTATTTAATGTTTAAAATTTTGAATTATGTGGCATGTTGGTGTGACCGGGGCGCTCGACGCGCCGTCGCGCCGGGCCTGTTTGTTGTTGCACCGAAGGGGTACCAACGCGTGAATCCAAGCCGTTCACAACGGCGGCCGACCGACCGTGCGAGGGGTGCTTCGGTGGCAACCGTGCGTTCGTTTCCCCAGCTCCGTTCCGTGGCGCCAATGCCCGATGCCGTTGCGCTGCTGGCCGACCCGGGACAATTGGGCGCCTGGCGTCAAGGGGTGCGACAAGCGGTGCTGGCGGAGGTGGCGGAGTTCGTAGCAGCGCGTTGCGCCGCAGACCTGGGCCCCTGCGGGGTCGACGTAGCGGCCGAGGTATTGACCGAATTCGTCCAGGGCGGCAAATGCCTGCGGTCGACGTTCATGTACCTGGGCTGGCTGTGCGGCGCACCGCCGGACAGCGCGGCGCTCGCGGCGGCCGCCAGCCTGGAACTGCTGCAGGCGTTCGCGCTGCTGCAGGACGACGTGATGGACGCATCGCCGTCCCGGCGCGGCCGTCCGTCAGCGCACGTGCAATTCACCGAGTGGCACCGGCGACGGGGTCGTTCCGGGTCGTCGCAGAAGTTCGGCGAATCGGCCGCCATCCTGCTCGGCGACCTGTGCCTGGTGTGGGCCGAGCAGATGCTGCGCGACAGCGGTGTGCACCAGGGGGCGCTGGGACGCGCCTGGCCTCGCTACGACGCTATGCGCACCGAACTCGCGGTCGGTCAATTCGCCGATGTGGCAACCAATCTGCGTGATCTCCCGACGATGGAATCGGTGCTGGCGGTGGCCCGGATGAAGTCCGGCAACTACACGGTGCGCCGGCCGCTGGAGATCGGCGCCGCCATGGCCGACTGCGACGACGTGGTGCTAGCCGGGCTGAGCGAGTACGGGGCGGCGCTGGGCGAAGCCTTTCAGCTGCGCGACGACATTCTCGGCGTCTTCGGATCACCCACGGCCACCGGCAAACCCAACGGCGGTGACCTGAACGAGCGCAAGGCCACCAGTGTCGTGGTCGCCGCCTACCAGCTTGCCGACGCCTCCACCCGCCGGCAGTTCGGCGAACTGATCAACCGTGACCGCCTAGACGCGGATGCCGTCGAGCATTGGCGCACGCTGATTTTGGCTACCGGCTCCGTGCAATTCATCGAGGAGTTGATCGATGACCGAGTAGCCACCGCACGAAAGGCACTGGACGGCAGACCGTTTGACGAGCTGGCATTGGCCGCGCTGATCGATATGACAGACGTGTGCACCCGGCGGGCCGCATGAACGCCCGACGAGACCGGGTGGTCGTCGTGGGCGCCGGATTCGCGGGCCTGTCCGCGGCGCTGCACCTGGCCGGCCGGGGACGGGAGGTGACGGTCGTCGAGCGCGAGGGCTGGCCCGGCGGCCGAGCGGGACGGCTCGACGTCGCCGGGTATCGCATCGACACTGGGCCCACCGTGCTCACCATGCCCGACATCATCGACGAAACCTTCGCTGCCGCCGGTAAAGACCGCACCCGGTTCGTCGACTTGCAACCGGTGGATCCGGCCTACCGTGCGATGTTCGCCGACGGCAGCAGCATCGACGTGCACGCCGACGCCGACCGGATGACCGCCGCGGTACGCGAATTCGCCGGCCCGGAACAAGCCGCAGGGTACCTGCGATTGCGCGCGTGGCTGGAACGGCTGTACTGCACCGAGTTCGATGGATTCATCGGCGCCAACTTCCACTCACCACTGTCGCTGGTCAACAAGCGGCTGGTGCAACTGTCGGCGATCGGTGGATTCCGGCGCTGGGACACCATGGTCAAACGCCATATCGGCGACCCGCGGCTACGGCGGATCTTCACGTTCCAGTCGCTGTATGCCGGTGTCGCGCCGCAACACGCCTTGGCGGTCTATGCGGTGATCGCCTATATGGACACGGTCGCCGGGGTCTTCTTCCCACGCGGCGGGGTGCGCGCCCTGCCCGATGGCCTCGCGGCCGCAGCGGTCGAGGCTGGCGTTGAATTCCGGTACGGTGCAACGGTTTCTGCGCTGGAGCGGGCGGGGGCCCGGGTCACGGCGGTGCGCACCGTCGACGGCGAGCGCATCCGGTGCGATGCCGTCGTGCTGACCACCGAGCTGCCGCAGACCTACGCACTGCTGGGGCGGCGGCCGCGCCGGTTGGCACCGCTACGCCCCGCGCCCTCGGCGGTGGTCATGCACGTCGGATTCCGCCCCGCCGACGCGACACCGCACGCGCATCACACCATCCTGTTCGGCGAGTCGTGGGAGCAGACGTTCACCGACATCATCCGCCATGGCCGGACCATGCGGGACCCGTCGCTGTTGGTGGCCCGCCCCACCGTCAGCGACCCCACCCTGGCGCCGGACGGACGCGGCCTGCTTTACGTGTTGGCCCCGGCGCCGAACCTGTCCCGTGGTGACATCGATTGGTCGCGGCACGGCGAGGCCTACGCCGGCACCCTGCTGGATGCGGTACGCGACCGCCTGCTGCCCGAGTTGGGCGAGGGCGCCGAACTGCTGGGCGTGTCCACCCCCGCCGATTGGGCCAGCCAGGGCATGGCGGCCGGGACGCCGTTCGCGCTTGCCCACACCTTCGCCCAAACCGGGCCGTTCCGGCCGGCCAACACCGTGCGCGGAATCGCGAACGCCGTGCTGGCCGGGTCGTCGACCGTGCCGGGTGTGGGGGTACCGACGACGATGATCTCCGGACGGCTGGCCGCGGACCGCATCACCGGGTCGGACTCCCAAACACACGGGGCGGCAAGGGTGCTGGATCTGAAGGTGCCGCTGCCATGATCCGCACCGAACTGGACGCGGCCGGTGTCGCCGACCCGACGCTTCGCCTGGCCTATCGGCACTGCCGGCAAATCGCCGCCAAGCACGGCCGCACCTACTTCCTGGCCACTCGGCTGCTGGCCCCCGACCAACGTCCGGCCGTGCACGCGCTGTACGGCTTCGCCCGCCACGCCGATGACATTCTCGACGAATTCGACCCGACGCTGGACACCGCCGCGCGCGCACGACGCCTGCAGCGGCTCTCCGATCACCTCTTCGCCGCCGAGCGGCATCCCGCGGAGCCGGTGATCGCGGCGGTCACCGACACCATCGGCCGCTACGGCATCGCCACCGACCTGTTCGAGGACTTCCTCACCTCGATGGAGATGGATCTCACCGTCACCGACTATCCCACCCGCGACGCCCTCAACGTCTACATGCGCGGCTCGGCGGAAGTGATTGGCTTGCAAATGCTTCCGATCCTGGGAACCGTCGCAGGGCCGGACGAGGCGGCGCCGCATGCGGCCGCCCTGGGCCGCGCCTTTCAACTCACCAACTTCCTGCGCGACGTCGACGAGGACCTGCAACGCAACCGGATCTACCTGCCCGCCGACGAACTCGCGAGCTTCGATGTCGACCGCCAATTGCTGCTGTGGTGTCACGAGCACCGCCGCACCGATCCGCGGGTGCGTGCCGCGCTGGCGGCCCAGCACGAGATCACCCGCAAGATCTACCGGTTCGCCGCCGAGGGCATCGCAGCGCTGGCTCCGCGCTCGCGCCCCTGCGTCAGCACCGCGTTGACGCTGTACTCGGAGATCCTCGATCGCATTGCGGCAAGCGACTTCTCGGTATTCAGCGGCCGGGCGAGTGTCGCAACGTCGCGACGACTCCGCGTTGCCGCGGGCGGCCTGCTGCGATCGTGGCGGCTGCGACTCGCCGAAGCCGGGCAGCAGAATCGCGGTGCGGCGTGACCGACCGTTGGCAATACCTGATCGTGTTGGGGTTGTGCGTGGCGATCACCGCACCGCTGGAATTCTTCGGCCCGGGGGTCTACCGGCAGCCACTTCGGCTGCTGCGCGCGGTGCTTCCGGTGGCCGCCGTGTTCCTGGTCTGGGACGCCGTCGCCATCGCCGCCGAGGTGTGGACCTACAACGGCGCCTACATCAGCGGCCTGCACATTCCGTTCGGGATACCCATCGAGGAAGTGCTGTTCTTCGTGGTGATTCCGTTGTGCGGCTTGCTGACCTACAACGCGGTGACCGCCATCCTGGCGCGGAGCAAACGCCGATGACCGGGCTGGGCTACACCGTGCCCGCCGTCGCATCGGTGTTGGCGGTGATCGGGCTGGAATTCACGTTGCTGCATACCGGGTTGTTCCGCCGGCTCGGGTACTGGTTGTCGATGCTGATCGTGCTCGGTTTCCAGGTGCCGGTGGACGGCTGGCTGACCAAGACCAGCGCGCCGGTGGTGATCTACAACGGCCGCGACACCAGCGGGGTGCGGTTCCCGCTCGACATCCCGATCGAGGACTTCCTGTTCGGCTTCGCACTGGTCACCGCCGTCCTGCTGCTGTGGGAGTACCAGCGTGCGCATCGATAGCCGGGGTCTGCCCCGCCGCGACGTGCCGAGCGCCTTCGACGTTGGGGCGCGCGCGTATGACCGGCTGGTCGGCGCCAACCCGGGCTACCACGCCGGTCTCCAGCTCTGCGCGCGCCGGATGCGAATACCCGACCGCGGCCGGGGGCTGCGGCTGCTGGACGCGGGCTGCGGCACCGGTGCGTCCACGGCGGCGCTGCTTCGGGTGGCTCCCGAGGCCCAGATCGTCGCGGTCGACGCCGCGGGCGCAATGCTGGCCGCCGCGCGGGCCAAGCGTTGGCCCGCGTCGGTCCGATTCGTACACGCGCGTATCGAGGAGCTCACCGCGCACGGCGTCAGCGGCCCATTCGACGGCATCCTGGCCGCCTACCTGCTGCGCAACCTGGCCGACCCGGATGCTGCGCTGCGCGCATTCCGCGACCTGCTGCGCCCGGGCGGCACGCTGGCGGTGCACGAATACTCGGTGCGCGATTCCCCTGCGGCGACGTGGATTTGGCATGCGGTGTGTTGGGGCATCATCATTCCGGCCGGCTGGTGGCACACGCGGGACACGGTGTTGTACCGGCATCTGTGGCGCAGTGTGCTGGCGTTCGACGGGGCCGCGCAATTCCGCAGCCGAATGAGCGACGCGGGCTTCGTCGCGGTGCACCACGACACCGTGGCGGGCTGGGAACGCAATGTCGTGCACACCTTCGTGGGGGTGGCGCCGTGACGATCGACGGCCGCCGCCACCGCCGCCCCGCACCCCCCGGGCTGCCCGACGCAAGCGCGCTGTCGTCCCGCCCCCGGGCCGTGGTGGTCGGCGCCGGCATTGCCGGGCTGACTGCGGCCACCGCCCTGGCCGAGCGCGGCGTCGCCGTCGACGTGGTGGAGCGCGAACCCTACCTGGGCGGGCGGGTGGGCGGCTGGACCGAGCCCGCAAACTCACACGGGGACAACGGCTTCCCGATGAACCGGGGATTCCACGCCTTCTTCCGCCAGTACTACAACCTGCGGTCGCTGCTGCGCCGCGTCGACCCGCAGCTGCGGATGCTGGTACCCGTCGACGACTACCCGTTGGTCGACGGTGCGGGCCGGCGAGACACTTTTCGAGGACTGCCGAGAACACCGCCGTGGAACGCACTTGTATTCGCGTTGCGCAGCCCCACATTTCGATTCGGCGATTTACTGCGCCTGGACGCCCGCGCCGCCGCCCCGCTGGCCGCCGTGTCGGTGCCGGACGTCTACTCCCAGCTCGATCACATCGACGCCGAGACCTTCCTGAAGAGCATCAACTTTCCGCAGTCCGCTCGGCATCTCGCGTTCGAGGTGTTCTCCCGCAGCTTCTTCGCCGCACCGGAGCAGCTCTCGGCCGCCGAACTGGCGACGATGTTCCACATCTACTTCCTCGGCTCCAGCGAGGGCCTCATCTTCGACGTCGCGAACGCGAATTTCGACGCGAGCCTGTGGAATCCGCTGCACCAGTACCTGCAGGACCGGGGTGTTCGGGTGCACCTCGACACCGCGGTGCGGCGGATCAACCTGTACACCGCGGCGTCCGGATACGTCGAAACGCATTCGGGAGACCGAC
This Mycobacterium simiae DNA region includes the following protein-coding sequences:
- a CDS encoding glycosyltransferase family 4 protein, which encodes MRILMVSWEYPPVVIGGLGRHVHHLSTALAAAGHDVVVLSRRPAGTDPSTHPSSDEVREGVRVIAAAQDPHEFGFGTDMMAWTLAMGHAMIRAGLNLKKPGSGRPWRPDVVHAHDWLVAHPAIALAQFYDVPMVSTIHATEAGRHSGWVSGAISRQVHAVESWLVRESDSLITCSASMTDEITELFGPGLAETTVIRNGIDAARWPFAPRRPRTGPAELLYVGRLEYEKGVHDLIAALPRIRRTNPGTTLTIAGDGTQQDWLVGQARKYRVLKATRFVGHLHHDELLTALHRADAAVFPSHYEPFGLVALEAAAAGTPLVTSNIGGLGEAVISGQTGVSCPPRDVAALAAAVRTVLDDPAAAQRRARAARERLTSDFDWDTVAGQTAQVYLAAKRGERQQLPRLPIVEHALPDR
- a CDS encoding class I SAM-dependent methyltransferase, translating into MSAFVPDAPHACPGGTSPAVSAAPPAVLTLTGERTIPDLDIENYWFRRHQVVYQRLATHCVGRDVLEAGCGEGYGADLIAESARRVVAVDYDEAAVAHVRARYPRVEVLHANLAELPLPDASMDVVVNFQVIEHLWDQPQFVKECARVLRPSGLLMMSTPNRITFSPGRDTPINPFHTRELNADELTELLVDAGFSDVSVSGLFHGARLREMDARHGGSIIDAQIARAVADAPWPPGLAADVAAVTTDDFDLLRASDRNIDESLDLVAIAVRP
- a CDS encoding electron transfer flavoprotein subunit beta/FixA family protein, which produces MTNIVVLIKQVPDTWSERKLTDGDWTLDREAADAVLDEINERAVEEALQIREREGGEGTVTVLTAGPERATEAIRKALSMGADKAVHVKDDGLHGSDVIQTAWALARALGTIEGTELVIAGNEATDGTGGAVPAIIAEYLGLPQLTHLRKLSIEGDKVTGERETDDGVFTLEAALPAVVSVTEKINEPRFPSFKGIMAAKKKEVTVLSLADIGVEADEVGLANAGSSVLSSTPKPPKTAGEKVTDEGDGGNEIAKYLVAQKII
- a CDS encoding 1,4-alpha-glucan branching protein domain-containing protein; translation: MTTPAAPVPGMFTLVLHTHLPWLAHHGRWPVGEEWLYQSWAAAYLPLLRVLRTLADEDRRGLLTLGVTPVVNAQLDDPYCLDGMHHWLANWRLRAAEAASVRSIPKSKSAGYLSCTPEALRAFGSRECAEADRALDDFATLWRHGGSPLLRSLVDAGTVELLGGPLAHPFQPLLNPRLREFALREGLADARQRLAHTPRGIWAPECAYAPGLEHDYAAAGVTHFMVDGPSLHGDTALGRPVGDSDVVAFGRDLQVSYRVWSPKSGYPGHAAYRDFHTYDHLTGLKPARVTGRNVSSHDKAPYHPQRADHAVDTHVADFIDVVRNRLHSESERIGRPAHVIAAFDTELFGHWWYEGPTWLARVLRALPAAGVRVGTLSEALAGGFVGPSVALPPSSWGSGKDWQVWAGEQVADLVQLNTEVVDTALSTVDKALAQTSAALDGPTPRDRVADQILRETLLTVSSDWPFMVSKDSAADYARYRAHLHAHATREIAAALASGRRDTAQRLADGWNRADGLFGALDARRLPR
- a CDS encoding electron transfer flavoprotein subunit alpha/FixB family protein, whose protein sequence is MAEVLVLVEHAEGAVKKVTAELLTAARKLGEPSAVVVGAPGTAAPLTDALKEAGAAKIYIAESDDVDKYLITPVVDVLASLVESASPAAVLLAASADGKEIAGRLAARIGSGLLVDVVEVKEGNKAVHSIFGGAFTVEAQANGDTPVITVRAGAVDAEPAAGAGEQVTVEVPAPAENATKVTSREPAVAGDRPELTEATVVVSGGRGVGSAENFKVVEELADSLGAAVGASRAAVDSGYYPGQFQVGQTGKTVSPQLYIALGISGAIQHRAGMQTSKTIIAVNKDEEAPIFEIADYGVVGDLFKVAPQLTEAIKARKG